GAACGAGCTGACGGTGCACGTCGAGGAGCTCACGTTCCTGGCCAAGGCCATGCTGCCGCTGCCGGAGAAGTGGCACGGGCTCACTGACGTCGAGACGCGCTACCGCCAGCGCTACGTGGACCTGGTGATGAACCCCGAGGTGCGGGAAACCTTCGTCAAGCGCAGCAAGGTGGTGCAGGCCATCCGGCGTTTTCTGGACGCGCGCGGCTACGTCGAGGTGGAGACGCCCATGCTGCATCCCATCGTGGGCGGCGCAGCGGCCCGGCCCTTCATCACCCACCACAACACGCTCGACATGGACCTCTACCTGCGCATCGCGCCCGAGTTGTACCTCAAGCGCCTGATCGCCGGCGGGCTCGACCGCGTGTACGAGATCAACCGCAACTTCCGCAACGAGGGCATCTCCACGCAGCACAACCCCGAATTCTCCATGCTCGAGTTCTACCAGGCCTACGCCGACTACAACGACCTGATGGACCTGACGGCGGAGATGCTGGCCTCGGTGGCGCGCGAGGTCACCGGCTCGACAAAGGTGAAGTATGGCGAGCACGAGATCGACTGGGCGAAGTGGCAGCGGCTCTCCATGCGCGAGTCCATCATCAAGTACTGGCCGGAGGCGGCGGGAGCAAAGCCCGAGATGAAGGACTTCAACGACGCGGCCTCCGTGGGCGCGCTGGTGAAGCGGTTCAACGCGGCGCACACGCCGCACATGCCTTACGACCCGAGCGCTCCGGTGGGCAGGGCTATCGCCGACATGTTCGAGGCCGTGGCCGAGGAGCACCTGATCCAGCCCACGTTCATCTACGACTTCCCTCTCGCCATCTCGCCGCTGTCGAAGAACAAGCGCGGCGAAGAGGAGCATTGGGTGGAGCGCTTCGAGGTATTTTGCGGCGGCCTGGAGATCGGCAACGCCTTCAGCGAGCTGAATGACCCCGAGGAGCAGTTGCGGCGCTTCGAGGACCAGGTGCGCCAGCGCCAGGCCGGCGACGAGGAGGCCATGGCGGAGATCGATCACGACTACGTGCGCGCGCTGTCGTACGGCATGCCGCCGACCGGCGGCGAAGGCATCGGCATCGACCGGCTGACCATGCTGCTGACCGATTCCAAATCCATCCGCGACGTGATCCTGTTCCCCCTGCTGCGCCCCGAGAAACCAACCACGGAGGACGCGGAGGGGCCGGAGGAATCTGCAAAGTAAGATTTGTGATTGGCAAAGTCAGAATGCAGCGGCGTCTTGACCTTACAAATCGTACTTTTCAAATTACAAGTTCGTTCGCGGCGTGGTCGCCCGCAGTCGCGGTGGGATAGGACACGCCTTGTGCGGTGCCGGTGGGAGAGGACACGAATTCAGCGGTGCCGGTGGGAAAGGGCACGAATTCAGCGGTGCCGGTGGAAGGTTTGCAAGGCCCTAAATGACGCGGCTTTAGCCGCTGAGGGCCCCAGGGGGCGAAAACCAATGCCGAGCATCAAACACGCGATCACGATCGACGCGCCGCTGGAGCGGATCTATCCGCTGGTGTCGTCGGGACGCGGGTTCGGACAATGGTGGGCGGCGGACATCACCGAAGTGAGCGCCGACTCCGTGGAACTCGGCTTCTTCAACCGCACGACCATCTACCGCCTGCAACGGATCCGCTCCGCCGCGCCCACGGAAGTGGAATGGCTGTGCACCTCGGGCAAGGAGTGGAAGGACACGCGCCTGGTCTTCCGCCTCAGCCCTTCCAAGACCGGCGCGCAGCTCCAGTTCTCCCACGCCGACTGGCGCTCGGAGACCGACTACTTCGTCTCCTGCAACACCACCTGGGGCGAGCTGATGTTCCGCCTGAAAGCCGCCGCCGAGGGTAAGACGCCGGGGCCGTTGTTCACCAAGGACGGACTGGGGTACTGAGCGCCTTGGGGAAAATTGGGCGCACAGGACGCGGAGGAAACTCTCGCAGCAGGCAGACGAGTTACTCGATGTTCGGGTCCGCGCGATCTTGTCCCTGCATGTTCTCACGCTTGTTCACTACCAGCTTGACGATCTCGTCCGTATAGACAACCTGACCTTCGACTACGAAGGCTACGACTTCATTCCGCTGGAAGAAGCTCAGAAACAGATGTTTCTCGGGATCAATTCTGTCTTGGTACTCTTTACATTTCGCCGACACAAATTCCGTTAGTTTGAGAAGTTCATCTTTTGTGGGTCTCGCCGATTCCGGCGAAAGATCGAATCTAATCACTAGCCGCCGTCCACGTCCGATCTGAATTAGTGGAGGAGGAACCTTCATCTCGTCAGCAATAGCATCGGCAAGCCGCTCTAGCTCCGGGCCAGAGCGGATTACGTCCCGTTGTCGTGCCAGAAATCGTGCCAGCTCGAGGACGCGATAAATTGCTGCATCGCAATCTCGGTCTGGCAAATTCTTCGGCAGGTGTCCCGTCTTGTGAACAATTTCGTTCCGCCAGCTGATTGCTTTTAGGACGCGGTCCAGCTCAAGTTTCTTAATTTCATCGGGAGTTAAAACGAGCTCTAGAATTAAGCCAACTCGTGCGGACAGATGCAGGTTGGAACTTAGAAGGTTATCGATTCTCTTACTGGAGAACCCCTTCTTCAGACCTAAATAGGCCTTCAGGTATTGAGTAAGAACTATCTCAAGACAGACTACAGACTCCAGCAGCGCGGCACGTCTATTCTGTAGCCTGAGATACTCAACTGCGTTTGCCAGGAATTCTTGTTCCGGCTTCGGCTCCAGGTTCTCCTCTATTGCCTCCTCAATTTCCTCCCAGTCTCGGACGCTGAACAAATCACGAGTTTCGTGTGGTGCCCGTCGGAGTAGCGCTTCCAGAAGAGCGTTCGGCTCGAACATCAACGCGTACTCGCCCCCATCTGCGATACTCGTTTGCCACTCGCGAAGTAAGCTATCAATTCTGGTCGCGTCGAAGGAAATTTCGTTGACTGCAGTCACAATACCAATGTTTCTAAGGGCTAAATTGATTCGGCTCGTTATCTGCACCAATGTCCTTGCAAGTTCTTCTCGGTTCTCTGGCGCCGCCAAGCGCTCTACAACACGCTCGTCGGAGGCGTTCTCGATCTCGACAACTTGGTGAGTCAAGAGCCGCAGGAACTTTTCCTCCCGGTCAGGAACCTCTATCGGATCCAGAGAGGCAAACGACAGACTTACCCGCAATCCCCCGTGAACAAATGCAGTGCTTAGGTCCATCCTGTTCTGTGCGAAGCCTGACAACCAGCATGCAAACGGAATTCGTACTCGAATCTTCATATACTGACGGAATAAGAGTGCAGTTGGGACGGTCCTTTGGCGTCACCCCGAGACGGTCGACGCCGATTCGCCGATTGCTTCGGAGAAAGAATCGAGAAAATCCGCCTTTAGAACGCTGGCAAGCCCATGCTCGTGCACGATGGCTGATTTACTCTTTAGCTGCGCGAAGCTGATGTAGCGGCAAACCTGTTTCAGCGGAGGGGACAGCATCGTAAATGTGGGCCGTAACACCTCCGATTCCACCTTTCCTCGCCTCTCTTCAGGTGCAACGAGATACAGCTTCACATTCAGATTCGGAACTAACGCCAGCAAGTCGCTCATTCGGAGCAACCCTGAATAAATCGATGTTGTGTGCTCAACCTCAAACGCGGCGACGATCGCCTTCTTGTCGAGCCACAAAACATCGATAAACTCGATGATCTTTTGGGCCGGCTCGCTAAACTGCGCCGGCAATGCCGACAGCATCCTCGGCATTGAACCGAGCGCTATTCCAGTTGCTTGTTTCTTGCGATCGTTTTTCGCTACCCAAACGTCGAAACCCATAGCCGCACCGAGACGCAGCAGCTCATATTGAATAGTCGTGTGTTCCGTTGTCTCTTCGACGGTAGTCATGCCAGGTAGCGCTGGCTGCTCCTCTTCCTCGGGGATGCTTATGACCGCAGAGACGCTCTTGTCTCCCTTCTTGAGCTTGACCTGAAAGAACGGCTTCTTCGCGAGCTTCTTCGGATCGACAGGGAGGAATACTGGGTGCAAGTTCGCCTCGTTCATGAGGCTGAGAATGAAATCACCGTCCGGAGGAGAAAATTTGTTAAGGCTCTGACGGATGAACCCCTTGAACTTTCCTTTATCCTTCGCGCCCCTGAAGAACACAACTTTGCCTTCAAGCGTCCCCATGGGAACACCGTGCTCGGGCTTTAGCTGAACCATCGGTTCAACGGCGAATCGTACAGGGTAGTTGCCCTCACCCCAGATCGGGTCCTTGTTCACGATCGGCCCGATTACGCGAAGCGCGCCCACCCATCTCATTACGCCTGTCAAGTAACAGAGCAGCACATCGTCGGGCTTAACCCGTGCTGCCAACTTTGTTGAGCGCTTGTTGAACCCCGAGACTTTCGATCCGGCTTGCTGGAATTGCTGCCAGGTTTGGCCGGTAAACAGGTCCAGCCAATAATTCATAGTGACACCATTATGATGAGTGTCCCGAAGCTATATCGATTTCCGATGGATTTCCAGCATATTCTCAATACGCCACGCTTGGAACGCCCGCCTCCGGGGGGCGGAAACAGTAGGCCCGGGCTTCAGGCCGGGGTTCGGAGGCCAGTCCGAACGAGGGGTACGCGTCCCCCTTTGCTCCCGAGTCCCGTAGGGACGACACGAACTTCGTTCATCACAGAGATTGGGGGATTTCTTTCTTACGCCCCTGAAGGGGCTGGGGCAATCTTCGCAGCTTTCCCCTCGTTCGCGACCGGCGTCGCGAAGTCAGGGCTCAAGCCCTGACCTACCGCGCCCGGGGTTCGGACGCCGGTCCGAAAAAGGGGTACGCGTCTCCCGTTACTCCCGAGTCCCGTAACGACGGCACAAACTTCGTTCGTCACAGAGATTGGGGGATTTGTTTCTTACGCCCCTGAAGGGGCTGGGGCAATCTTCGCAGGTTTCCCCTTGTTCGCGACTGAGGTCGCGAAGTCAGGGTTAAAACCCTGACCTACCTCGCCCGGGCTGGATTCTTACGCCCCTGAAGGGGCTGAGAGCGATTGTCGCCGTTTTCTACAGAGTGGCGTACTCGAGCCGGCCGATATTCAGTTTTTTCAGCTCACCGGCGAAGGTTTCCAGGGCGGAGACGGCGCGGCCGGCGTCGCTGTCGGGATTCGGCAACCTGCCGTTGCGTACTTTGAATTCCTTGACCGTCCCGTTCAGCCTCTCGAGTTCGTCAAGCGCGGCCTGGAGCTTGGAGTTTGTCATTCCACCCCTCCACTGCCATCCTACGCTCCCAACCACTCGCCCGCTATAAGCGGAAGCTCCATGCCCTGGATCGAGAGGTAGTGCCGCGGTTGTGGCGCTCCGTCGCAAGCGGCTGCGCGCCAGCCTTCGGCAGAGTGGAGGTTGGGATCTGTGTTGTCTCGTACCCCGGGCCCGCTGAAGCGGGCGTGATTGGAGTAGGGGTCCCTTCGACTTCGCTCAGGGCAGGCTCTTCGACTCGCTCAGGGTAGTGGTCCCTTCGACACGCTCAGGGCAAGCTCTTCGGCTCGGCATCGGCAACCGCGGCCGATGCTTCGCTCAGGATGACACCACCTTTTATAGCGCGGGCTGCCCGGACGAGGGCCTCCGCGCTTCATAAGCCTCAGCGGCTAAAGCCGCCCTCCATCCGAGACTGTTTCCCCGGCCTGAAGGCCGGGCCTACCTCGGCACGTCCGAGGAATCCGTTCTAAGCCACCCTAGCCCGACTTTAATCAAGGTGGGTGTAGAATGCGTCCCCAACGAGGGGGTGGGCTGGTGAGTTCTCAAGGCGTGCGCGCGTCCGAGGTGTTCTCAGAAAGAATCACAGCATTGGCGCCCGAGGCGGGAGAAGCAAGATGGTGGCTGGGCGGTCTGGCGGTGATCAAGCTGACGGGCAAGGAGACGGAAGGCCGATTCTCACTCATCGAGCTCCTGTACCCGCCCAAGCTCGAAGTGCCGCTCCATGTTCACACCCGCGAGGATGAGCTGTTCCATCTGCTGGAGGGGACGATCTCCTACCGCATCGGAGCGTCGAGGCTCGACGCTGCTCCCGGCCACACCGTGTTCGCCCCGAGGAACATCCCGCACAACTTCACCGTGACCTCTCCCGGGCCAGCGCGCTATCTGATCGTGTACTCGCCCGCCGGGTTCGAGGACTGTATTCGCGAGACCAGCGAACCGGCCCAAGCCCTGACCTTGCCGCCCAACCCCTACGCGCCTATCCCACCGGCGGAAATACAGAGAATCGCCACCTTGATGGCTACCAAGTACGGCTGCCAGTTCGTCGGGTAGGACGGGCACCCGGCGGCAGGGGTCCATTCGCTCCGCTCAGGGTAGGGGGGCCCTTCGACTTCGCTCAGGGTAGGAGTCCTTCGACTCGGCGCCAAGGGCGCCTCGCTCAGGATGACACCATCTTTTGTGGCGCGGGCTGCTGCGGTGTATTTCTGTGGTGCACAATGGTGCATTGTGGTGTAGAATGCATCCATGCCCACCGCAAAGAAGCCGAAGATCGTGCGCCGCAGCGTTTCCCTGCCCTCCGAGACCGACAGCAAGGTGCAAAAGCTGGCGCGCCGCCAGAACCGCAGCGCCAACCAGGTGATCGAGAACCTGATCGAGACCGGCCTGGCCGCCAAGGAAGCCGAGAAACGCCGCTTCTTCGAGCTGACTGATCGCTTGCAATCGGCCTCCGACCCCGCCGAAGTCCAGCGACTCAAGGATGAGCTCGCGCGCATGACCTTCGGGGCCTGATGCGACACAATCAGCCCGCCGCGGCGGGCGTAAGATTTTAGCCCCGGGCGTAAGCCCGGGGTACGCGGGCATAACCTCCCTTAGCCCCTTCAGGGGCGTAAGAAATCAATCCCACAGATGCTCGGGATCGAAGGCAATCCCGTTCTTGCGTAGAAACGCAATGAACTCATCCTGGAACGACACCTTTTCGTGGTGCTCCTGCTGACGCTCGATGTAACGCGTCACCACCGGAACGTTCGACGTGCTCACCGAAGACGCGCCGTATCCCGTCTGCCAGGCGAATTTCTTCCGGTCGGGCCAGGTTTCGTGTACCCAGCGCGAGGAGTTCGTCTTCACCACGCGCAAACACTCGGCCAATGCGACCTCCGCCGGCAATTGCACCAGCATGTGCACGTGGTCCGAGACGCCGTTCACGATAGCCGCCGTTCCACGCATCTCGCGCACCATCCCGCCCATGTAGGCGAAATCGCGGGAGCGGATCTTTGCATCGAGGAATGGAGCTCTGTCTTTGGTAGAGAAGATGACGTGGGTGTGCAGGGTGGTGAAGGTGTGCGCCATTCCGCCTCCCCCTCACCCCGTCCCGGATTCTTACGCCCCTGAAGGGGCTAGGGTCAACCTTCGCAGCTTTCCCCTTGTTCGCGACGGAGGTCGCGAAGTCAGGGTTATAACCCTGACCTACCGCGCCCGGGGCTAAGTTCTTTCGCCCCTGAAGGGGCTCTGGTCTATTTTCCCGGCTTTCCCCTTGTTCGCGCGACTGAAGTCGCGAAGTCAGGGTTCCCTCGGCTCCGCTCGGGACAGGTTTCGCCCTGACCTACCGCGCCCGAGGTTCGGACTCCGGCCTACCTCCGCGCCCGGGGAACATTCTGGCAGGCGGCTGCCCTATGGCTTGTAACCGGTGAGAAGGGCTGTTCCCAACAGTAACCCGCGAGCGCTAGTTTCCGAGAAGGCCGTCGTCCCGAGGTAGACCAACGGGGCCTCAGTCTCTAATGCCCAGACGCCTTTTCATAACATGTAGTGGAACACTAAACCGTCCAGCCAGCTGCTTGGGGTCATTCATTCCAGTAGAACGAAGATCGCGGATCAACGCCCGCGGCATCAGTGGTTTTCGTAAGACTTTCGCAGATACTGTATGGCTCGATCCTTTTCACCCAAACGCATCCGGTGGACTGAACTCCCGGGCCCCGGCAGAAACGATGTTCGTTTTCACTGCTGAGCGGCGGTCACGTCCCTACGTGAGTCCCGTCACCGACCCGCAGGCACCGTTGGGCTTCTCATATAGGTCTGGCGCGAAGGCGGCGTCCCGACAGGAAGATTGTTGCTATGACTGACACTGTTCCGCGTCTCAGTGAAGAGCGCATTTCCTACCTGGAATCATTGGTCAGTCAGGCCAGAAGCGCCGCTGCCGTGTTCACCCAATACACGCAAGCGGACGTGGACCGAATCGTCAAACCCATGGTCCTGGCTGGATTAGAGAAAGCCGAATACCTGGCCCGCCTGGCGATCGAGGAAACCAAGATCGGCGTCCTCGAAGACAAGGTCATGAAGAACATGGTGGCCACGGAGTTTGTCTACAACTACGTCAAGGACAAACGCACCGTTGGCGTGATCCACGAATATCCGGAACGCGGCCTGGTGGAGTTGGCGGAACCCATCGGTGTCATCCTGTCGCTCACGCCAATCACGAACCCGACTTCCACGGTCCTGTTCAAGTGCATCATGGCGATCAAGACCCGGAACGCCGTGATCTTCAGCCCCCACCCGAGCGCATGGCGCTGTTCCTACGAGGCGGTGCGCGTGATGTGTGAAGCTGCCGTGAAGCACGGAGCGCCTGAAGGTGTCTTCACATGCCTGGAGTCCCACACCCTCAAAGACAACTGCTATCTCATGCGGCACAAGGATGTCTGCCTGATCGACGCCACCGGCGGACCAGGCGCGGTGCGGGCCGCCTACAGTTCCGGTAAACCGGCCTTGGGAGTGGGAGCGGGCAATACGCCCGTGTACGTGGAAAAAACCGCGGACCTGGGCATGGCCGTGGTGGACATCCTTACCTCGAAGACCTTCGACAACGGGACGATCTGCGCCTCAGAGCAGACCTTGGTGATCGATGACGAGATCTATGACGTCGTACTGAAGAAGTTCGCCGACCTGGGAGCGCACCTCTGCAACGAGGAGGAGTCGGAACTGCTGGCGCGCGCGGTGATCGATCCCCAGACCGGATGCATGCAGCCCGCTGCCATCGGCCAGAGAGCCACCGACATCGCCCGCGTAGCGGGTTTTGCGGTCATGCCGAACACCAAGGTCTTGATCGCTCCGATCCAGGGTGTCGGCCGCGATCATCCTCTCTCGGTCGAGAAACTGTTCCCTGTGCTCTCGGTGTATCGCGCGAAGTCCCTGGATGAGGCGCTCAAGGTGTGCGTCGACGTCAATCATTGCGGCGGGCTTGGCCACACGGCAGTCGTTTTCTCGCGCAACGAAGAGATCATCCGCAGATTCGGCGAGGTGCTCAACGCCGGGCGGATCATCGTGAATTCACCCGGGGCCATCGGAGCTCTCGGCGGCGTTTACAACGACATGGTGCCCAGCTTCTCCTTCGGATGCGGGACCGGCGGCGGCAACAGCACCACTGACAACGTCAACCTCTCTCACTACCTGAATATCAAACGCCTGGCGCGAAGGACGCAAGCGCATATGTGGTTCCGCGTTCCGAATCAGATTTATTTCAACTTCAACGCCGTGGAAGAGCTGCGCCATCTTCCCTCGCACTCCACCGTCATCATCACCAATCCGGCTTTGGAGCAGATCGGCCACGCGGACATCGTCCGGCGCTACATCCCCAAGCAAACACTTGTGCATGTCTCCGTCATTCCTGACGCGGAGCCCGAGGTCGCGGTCATCCTGCAGGGCGTGGAGACGCTGAATTCCTACAAGGCGGACCAGATCATCGCGCTGGGCGGCGGCTCCGTCATCGACGCGGCGAAGATCATGAAGCTCATGTACGAATCGCCGCAGGCCGACTTGCAGGAACTGGCCGCGCCGTTTCTGGATTTCCGCAAGCGCGTGGCGCGGTTCCCGACCGAAAAGATCCACCACGCGCGGCTGGTCGCCATCTCCACCACCAGCGGAACGGGCAGCGAGGTCACTCCGTTCGCCGTTCTTTGCGACAAAGAGCGCGGGCGCAAGGTGACCCTTGCCGACTACTCGCTGACTCCGGATGTGGCGATCGTGGACCCGCAGTTCGTCATGTCCATGCCAAAAGGCCTCACCGCCGATACCGGCATCGATTGCTTGACCCACGCGCTGGAGGCCGCGGTTTCCATTTACGCCTCGCCATACACTGATTCCCACGCCATGCAGGCGATCCAACTGGTGTTCAAGTACTTGCCCATCGCCTATGAGAACCCGCGCGACGAAGAGGCGCGCACCATGATGCACAATGCCGCCTGCATCGCAGCGATGGCGTTTGCCAATGCGTCGGTGGGCGTGAACCACGCGCTGGCCCATGCCTTCGGCGCACGGTTTGGGGTCGCGCACGGGAGAGCCAATGCGCTCATGTTGCCCCATGTCATCCCGTACAACGCGTCGGTGCCCACGAAATTCATGCCCTCACCGAACCAGCGGGCGTATGTCGCACACAAGAAATATGCCTTGGCCGCGGATTCGCTGGGGCTGGGCGGCCGTACGACCGAGGAGAAAGTGAAGAACCTTGTGGCAGCCACCGAACAGTTGCTTGACCGGGTGGGCATGCCCCGTTCCATCGCCGAGCTGGGGATCTCGGACCAGGCGTTCGAGGCGGCGCTCCCTGAACTGGTCAAGCTCGCCTATGAAGATCCTTCCTGGCGCTCGAACCCGCGCATGCCGCTGCTGAGCGAATTGGCCGAGCTGTTTTGGAGCGCGTATTACGGACGAGGCCTGGCGAAGTCGGCTGCCGCATGTCAGCAACAAACTGCGTGATGGACGGTGATGCCATGGCGACGATCGCGGTGTGGCTCAAGGTGGATGGAGAACGCGTAGCCGACGACTTGCAAGACACATGCGAAAAACTGCACAGCGCTGACGGCGAAGTGGTTCTGGATCTCTCGTCGGTGCGACGCATCGACTCCAATGCGCTCTCCGCGATAGACAGGTTGGCCACCGAAGCGGATGAGCAAGCGATCAAGGTCGTGCTGCGGGGTGTAAACGTCGAGGTTTACAAAGTCCTGAAGCTGGTGAAGCTGGCGCGGCGCTTCTCGATTGTGACCTGAAATCTTGAGGCGGGGATTCGAGCCCCCGGTACCCGTCAGGGTTACGGCAGTTTTGAAGTTCCCTCTGAGGCACGCCGTGCTTACCACCTTCCGCCCTTCGGAAACAGCGCAATTCTCCTCCTCGACCGAATCGGTGGCAACCAGGAACTCGCGTTTGTTCTGGATTTGGAACACCAATGGAAGCCGCTCAGTGCCCCGAAGACTACGGTCGTCGGGCTAAATTTTGTTAGCCGTGACAAGGCGAATGTCGAACTAGCGGGGTGCCGGGCGGACCCCCAGACAATCAACGTCGGGATTACTGTGTTGGCCGTATGGGGCGGCCATAAATCCGCCCGGCCCTGATAGCGGTCGCTGATCTCACGACCACAATATGTGGGGGAGCAATTTGTAACCGGTGAGAAGGGCTGTTATCAACAGTTATCGCCCTTTCGGACGCTGCTCCAAAGGCCCTCGCTAGGGTGGTGGATTGGCCCTCAGCGGGCTAAGGCGCAGCTGCCTTGGTGGCTGGAAGGATGGTGAATCCTTTGCGCGAGCGGACGCGTGCCTTCCTTGCGGGTCTAAGGAGGACGAAGTGCCGTCAAGTATCTTGTCTCCCTGCGTCGCTCAGGGCATGGTCAGTGTTGCCGCCGCTTTCTCCAGTTCCTCAAGCTCTTTGGCTTCTTGCGCCCTGATGAACACATGCGCGTATTCACGTAAATGGAAATTCCCTTGGACGGTGTCTGACAGCACTACCAAGGCATCTGCATTCATCGCACCCGGAGTTCGCGACTCGTGCCACTGAGAAGACTTCCCGAACAGAGTCACAGGAATCACCTTGCCCGACGTCCCTTGGTATGAGGGGAAGTTGCCCACGTAGAGCCCCAGGCTGGCCGGCTTCGTTCCAAGAGCCGCAATCTTCTTGACCTTGTAGACAATGAAATCCGGACCACGTTGTTCCGAGGTCACATAACCAGGCGGTAATTGGAGCCCGAAGCGGTTTCCGAACTTGGCCCGCCCACCGGTAAGAGACAAGCGGCGGCTGCCCGGCCGCAGCGTCGCTGCCATGCGTCTCGCCTGCGACGGGCACTCTTCCGGTAGTTGCGCCTGCGGACGGTCCCCATAGAATGCGATGCGCTGCACCGTCCCGTCAGGATGGGCAATGTAGGCGCCCCAGAGAAGGTTGGCCTGTGCTTGGGGAGCGGCTGGAAAGAACGCGAACCCCTTCAGCGGCTGCTGCAATTCCGCGCGTTGGACCTTCACCGGGTCATTTCCAAGGTCCTTGCGGACCGCGCCTTCGAAGTCGCCAGGAGGCGTGGCGAAGAGCTCCTGGACAACGAAAATCATTTCGGATCCCGACGACCCGATCACCGCTCGCGTTTCCTCCTGCTGCGATTCTGGAGCTGCCATGATGCTTCGTTGCCGCTGCTCAATTCGCACTTGGCTAGGCACGCGCATGGTCAAATGAGCGCCTAGTAGATCCATGTCCTTGGTGAGAGGCGCTCGGCAGACATCTTCAGACGCGGCCGAGCATGCTGCGACGGCCAGGAGTACGAGAACTCTCTTCATCGGCCGCCTCCTTGGCTTTTGATCTGTTCCAGGATGGGGTACTGGGAAAGCGTGGCTTGCACGGGGCCTCCGACGGGGCCCGGGATCCGTGTAGAGATAGCAGCCTTAATCACAAGGATGCAGTGACCGAGGTCACCAGCAGCGGTGAGGAGATCCAGTCGTCGCTGCTGGACTCTCGTGGCTGGCGATAACTGGCGACAAATCCTCTTCTCACCAATTGCGCGGCGGAAGAGTCGCGATGTCTTAAGGCAATTCTCTTGTGGCGCTCCGCCGCAAGCGGCTGCGCGCCAGCCTTCGGCAGAGTGGAGGTTGGGATCTGTGTTGTCTCGTGCCCCGGGCTTACGCCCGGGGCTAGAGTCTTACGCCCGCTGAAGCGGGCTGGGATCACCAGCGCTAAAGCGTGGGTGACCTCGTACGGGTAGGGGCCCTTCGACTCGCTCAGGGCAGGCTCCTTCGACTCGGCATCGGCATCCGCGGCCGATGCCTCGCTCAGGATGACACCATCATTGATGGCGCGGACGAGGGCATCCTCACCCCATCGCGCGAAAGAACGCGCGCTGGGGGCCCCGATGTCCGCGCCAGAAGCGCCACCGCGGCTAAAGCCGCTCCATTGTGCAGTCCTCTTTCCCACGCCTAAAGGCGTGGGCTTCCACCCCGCCCGTGCGCGTTCTCCGATAGGTTACCGGATGCCGTTCAGGAAGGGCTCTGCGGTCTCAAGACCCAGATCACCCAGGGTGCAACGGTAGTCTCGCTGAGCCAGCGGTACGGCTCTTTGCCGGTAGCCATGGGGCGGCGGGTTTCGAGTACCTGCAGTCTGGAGTGCGCGTACAGGTCCAGGTAGGCGTGATCCGTACACAGCACGTCGGCACAGGGGCGGCGGTCCTCGATATCCGTGGTGACGATCAGTACCGTGTCCCCGTCCTTCGCCTTGCGGTTCTGCGCTGCGTAGTCGCGGGTGGAGAACGATGCCCACTCGTGCCAGTAGATCTCCGGCGAGGAAACCAGGTTCACCAGCACGCCAGAGGGTTTCAGCGAAGTCGCGAGCTGGGTGAAGAGCGGCAGCTTGTTTTCGGCGGGGATGTTGTCGAACGTGAATGCCGACAGAGCCAAATCGTAGCCAGGAGCGAGCGGCCCCAGGTCGCCGCCGGCCACGCGCCGGTAATCCCCGTTGGGGTCCGCCTGCCGTGCCTTGCGCAGCATGTCCTCGGAAATGTCGACGCCCGTGACCTCGAAGCCCAGGCCTTTCAGGAATCGTGACGACCGCCCCGTGCCGCA
The window above is part of the Terriglobia bacterium genome. Proteins encoded here:
- a CDS encoding STAS domain-containing protein; protein product: MATIAVWLKVDGERVADDLQDTCEKLHSADGEVVLDLSSVRRIDSNALSAIDRLATEADEQAIKVVLRGVNVEVYKVLKLVKLARRFSIVT
- a CDS encoding ribbon-helix-helix protein, CopG family; the protein is MPTAKKPKIVRRSVSLPSETDSKVQKLARRQNRSANQVIENLIETGLAAKEAEKRRFFELTDRLQSASDPAEVQRLKDELARMTFGA
- a CDS encoding cupin domain-containing protein, with the protein product MAPEAGEARWWLGGLAVIKLTGKETEGRFSLIELLYPPKLEVPLHVHTREDELFHLLEGTISYRIGASRLDAAPGHTVFAPRNIPHNFTVTSPGPARYLIVYSPAGFEDCIRETSEPAQALTLPPNPYAPIPPAEIQRIATLMATKYGCQFVG
- the adhE gene encoding bifunctional acetaldehyde-CoA/alcohol dehydrogenase, with protein sequence MTDTVPRLSEERISYLESLVSQARSAAAVFTQYTQADVDRIVKPMVLAGLEKAEYLARLAIEETKIGVLEDKVMKNMVATEFVYNYVKDKRTVGVIHEYPERGLVELAEPIGVILSLTPITNPTSTVLFKCIMAIKTRNAVIFSPHPSAWRCSYEAVRVMCEAAVKHGAPEGVFTCLESHTLKDNCYLMRHKDVCLIDATGGPGAVRAAYSSGKPALGVGAGNTPVYVEKTADLGMAVVDILTSKTFDNGTICASEQTLVIDDEIYDVVLKKFADLGAHLCNEEESELLARAVIDPQTGCMQPAAIGQRATDIARVAGFAVMPNTKVLIAPIQGVGRDHPLSVEKLFPVLSVYRAKSLDEALKVCVDVNHCGGLGHTAVVFSRNEEIIRRFGEVLNAGRIIVNSPGAIGALGGVYNDMVPSFSFGCGTGGGNSTTDNVNLSHYLNIKRLARRTQAHMWFRVPNQIYFNFNAVEELRHLPSHSTVIITNPALEQIGHADIVRRYIPKQTLVHVSVIPDAEPEVAVILQGVETLNSYKADQIIALGGGSVIDAAKIMKLMYESPQADLQELAAPFLDFRKRVARFPTEKIHHARLVAISTTSGTGSEVTPFAVLCDKERGRKVTLADYSLTPDVAIVDPQFVMSMPKGLTADTGIDCLTHALEAAVSIYASPYTDSHAMQAIQLVFKYLPIAYENPRDEEARTMMHNAACIAAMAFANASVGVNHALAHAFGARFGVAHGRANALMLPHVIPYNASVPTKFMPSPNQRAYVAHKKYALAADSLGLGGRTTEEKVKNLVAATEQLLDRVGMPRSIAELGISDQAFEAALPELVKLAYEDPSWRSNPRMPLLSELAELFWSAYYGRGLAKSAAACQQQTA
- the lysS gene encoding lysine--tRNA ligase; its protein translation is MALDQKIYELRRQKLKEIEALGQPAYPYKYEPTHEVPAIVAQYKDATTEQLAAQRVELKIAGRIMTIRLMGKVGFAHLQQAGQRLQIYIKKDDVGEKGFALWKLLDIGDHIGVKGFLFRTRTNELTVHVEELTFLAKAMLPLPEKWHGLTDVETRYRQRYVDLVMNPEVRETFVKRSKVVQAIRRFLDARGYVEVETPMLHPIVGGAAARPFITHHNTLDMDLYLRIAPELYLKRLIAGGLDRVYEINRNFRNEGISTQHNPEFSMLEFYQAYADYNDLMDLTAEMLASVAREVTGSTKVKYGEHEIDWAKWQRLSMRESIIKYWPEAAGAKPEMKDFNDAASVGALVKRFNAAHTPHMPYDPSAPVGRAIADMFEAVAEEHLIQPTFIYDFPLAISPLSKNKRGEEEHWVERFEVFCGGLEIGNAFSELNDPEEQLRRFEDQVRQRQAGDEEAMAEIDHDYVRALSYGMPPTGGEGIGIDRLTMLLTDSKSIRDVILFPLLRPEKPTTEDAEGPEESAK
- the tnpA gene encoding IS200/IS605 family transposase, whose product is MAHTFTTLHTHVIFSTKDRAPFLDAKIRSRDFAYMGGMVREMRGTAAIVNGVSDHVHMLVQLPAEVALAECLRVVKTNSSRWVHETWPDRKKFAWQTGYGASSVSTSNVPVVTRYIERQQEHHEKVSFQDEFIAFLRKNGIAFDPEHLWD